A genomic region of Synechococcus sp. NOUM97013 contains the following coding sequences:
- a CDS encoding universal stress protein, protein MFETVLFPIDQSRQALETAGKALELARSHSSRLVLLSVVQPERPEMHDHEAVAALLSQTRERFEQAGVACDEVEREGKPAFVICDVADELNVDVIVMGTRGVKLEAEAGSTAARVIQLAPCPVLVVP, encoded by the coding sequence ATGTTCGAGACCGTTTTGTTTCCCATTGACCAGAGCCGTCAGGCTCTGGAGACCGCAGGCAAGGCGTTAGAGCTTGCGCGCAGTCACAGCAGCCGGCTGGTGCTGCTCTCGGTGGTGCAGCCCGAACGCCCGGAAATGCACGACCACGAGGCGGTGGCCGCGTTGTTGTCGCAGACGCGGGAGCGTTTTGAACAGGCAGGGGTGGCCTGCGACGAGGTGGAGCGTGAGGGCAAGCCAGCCTTTGTGATCTGCGATGTGGCCGATGAGTTGAATGTGGATGTGATCGTGATGGGGACGCGCGGCGTGAAGCTTGAAGCCGAAGCCGGAAGCACCGCAGCGCGGGTGATTCAGCTCGCGCCCTGTCCAGTGCTGGTGGTGCCGTGA